Proteins from a single region of Macaca nemestrina isolate mMacNem1 chromosome 13, mMacNem.hap1, whole genome shotgun sequence:
- the LOC105479720 gene encoding protein yippee-like 5 gives MGRIFLDHIGGTRLFSCANCDTILTNRSELISTRFTGATGRAFLFNKVVNLQYSEVQDRVMLTGRHMVRDVSCKNCNSKLGWIYEFATEDSQRYKEGRVILERALVRESEGFEEHVPSDNS, from the exons atgggcagAATTTTCCTTGATCATATCGGTGGTACCCGTCTATTTTCTTGTGCAAACTGTGATACGATCCTGACCAACCGCTCAGAACTCATCTCCACTCGTTTCACAGGCGCCACTGGCAGAGCGTTTCTTTTTAACAAG GTAGTTAACCTGCAGTACAGTGAAGTTCAAGATCGGGTCATGCTCACTGGCCGCCACATGGTTCGAGATGTGAGCTGCAAAAACTGCAATAGCAAACTGGGATGGATCTATGAGTTTGCCACTGAAGACAGCCAGCGATATAAGGAAGGCCGCGTGATCCTGGAACGTGCTCTAGTTCGAGAGAGTGAGGGCTTTGAGGAGCATGTACCATCTGATAACTCTTGA